In the genome of Etheostoma cragini isolate CJK2018 chromosome 5, CSU_Ecrag_1.0, whole genome shotgun sequence, the window TAAGCACTCTAACTGCTGTCTCAACAccagaactaaacacagctgaattagcacattttcatgtatttctttcagGTCTACAGCAGTAagatttgctgtgttcactctgaaggtatcactgcacatgggtaggcactattaatgacattttgaacatgttaagaggctaaaaacacatttaaaacttgccccgtttaagcctgttgggtgccaaCTCTAGCAGGatgataacacggtgtagagaGCAacgattggtttagttttttttctctgctgacAGAActcaacatttacaaaaaacagagcaacgtgttggaatcgaccggaatttTCCTTTAAGCATTAAAGGCCCTTAAACCATAATTTTCGCAATCAGCTTCTTACTATCAGAGATGGGATCCCATGTGGACACACAGTCTTCTGCCTAATTTGGAACAGTTTTGGTTACTTCACATTAGAGATTTCTGTATAAGTGTGATTTTGTCTTGGCTACTCTCACAGGGGCTCAGTGAAAAAGCCGATGGTGCACATCACAACATTTAAATTAGAATTTAAAGACAGTTGCTGGGTAGTTTTCTACCACACAGTCCTGATAAAGCAAGAACTAGCAAAACTGAAGTTAAATTGCACTCTGTAATGCAAAAGTTTTGGGATTTAACTAGTTTTGTGGTTAGATCATTCAAATGTGAGCAATAAGCAAAGAACTGTAGAGGAACGGTAGCCTCCACCCAAACCTCCCTCACCTATGTTGTTAGGTCAGGAGGCGGAGGACAAGGGGAAAATGAACatgaatgaaaatgtcaacGTTATGGCGACTGAGATCCTAAGAAAACACACCTCTGACCCACTATGTCTGTCTGCCAGCAACTACAACCCATGACAGGTGTGGTTTGACAGGGACGTTTAGTCCCAAAAGAGAGGGATTTTGCTATGAAAAATActcacaaatgtaaatatttctcATATTGCAAGAGCAACAAATTACTACTAATTAGAGACTAAGGATGAAGGATCAACTTGGAGTTTCTATTTCACTGTCTTTAAGACATGActactttttaacttttcttattTAGTCACGGATATGTAATGTTATAGCAGCTTAATGGTTTAGTCACTTGTACAAGAGCTAGTTCTCAATCAGAGACAGTCTGCAGACCTTCCTAACACATTGCAGAGTGAACGTGTGGAAACCTGAGCCGAAGATGACAGGAGGCCCAGGTCAGCAACTCATGCACAGCTTTTTACAAAAACCAATCAGACAACGTGTCACAATCGGACTTCTTCAAATAAACCTACATTGCCAGAGCCGCCCCATCTGACTGTCCAGTTTATAACAGACTCACATACACCCAGGTTATGGTGACAGGAACTATAAACAGATGTCTTACCCTGCCCTTGACACAAAGAGAGGACTGGAAAAACACACCGTCTCTTTGGTGGTATTTCTAATGACTTCTTTGAGTTATGGCAAAttgtaatacaatacaataaagtaATCAGGCTAAGGAATCAATGATCACTCATGCTGATTGTGTGTCTCACTTGAGGTCCTTGACAGAATGCTACAGTTTGCAATATGGAAGGGACAGCTTTGCTTGCCACTGAGCCGTGCTAGCTGGCCTCTGCTAGCCTACAACCACTGTCAATCAGTTGGTAAGCCTTTCTATTGTCAGTAAATCTAAATCTCTGCTATCTCACTTGAACCAGACTatgaccacaaagagacagataGGGATCGGCAAAGCTCAGTTGTGggtaaaacagaaagagaaaagcagagagggAAGGGTTTGGGGGTTGGGATAAGAGAAAgggctttttattttactctgtcTGTGATTTCAACAGGTGTGACAGATGTGTGGCCTCAGTATGTGTGAAGATTGTCGTGATCTACCACCCAGAAGGTctacacgcacatgcacacacacacacatgctagcCGAGCTGCTAGCCGAGCTGCATATTCTGTTGAGGCACGTAGTCCTTTCTCTTGTTTGTTGATAACTATCAGCACTTTCTCATTTCTGCTAAACTAAACACAAGACTTACACAATGCAGCTCTCTTTGGGGTTCTATTCCTTCAGTGCAACAGCTGAAAGAGGTCGGACCCAGCTGTGAGGTGCAGCACATGCATGCGCactcatgcacatgcacacacagtaagGGCTTACCTTGTAATGACATTACAGCTCAGCTATGAGTTTGATATGTTACAAGTTGTTTTTGCTCATTTGGAGTGGTGCAAATGATTCTGTCACCAGTTTTAAACCCTTTAAGAGTGTGAGAGGacggatagatagatggatgggtgGTAAACTTCACACTTCTACTCCCAGCTCCACTAAGTCTTCAAATGCCTATTATTCCACTAATAGCACAGCAGCTTCCACTCTGAGGGCCGGTTGTAGCGCAACTGAGCCGAGCCTAAGGCTATCAGATTACTGTGCAGAACACTGTGAAGGAAAACACACCGTCTACACAATGTGCACACTCACATGTCAGTGGGAAGCAATGAGGTGTTCAGGGTGACAGAGACATAACAGCCATTAGGGAGTTTTAAGTGATATCTCTGCAGGGCCGGCAGCAGTCCCTGGGTGGCAGTCATGGTATCCAATAACGATAATGGCCAACGCCTGGTTGGGTTTTCTGTCATCCACTTAACATCATATCAGTTGCAACAGTTTGAGCATTGACACTGACCTTTAACtacatatgcacacatttatatattatgtttacatatttttttagaaCATTGGAAAACATTGgggctgaaacaattagttgctCAGCAGATACATTATTTGCAATGATTTTGATTATCCTTTGACTGTTTGTTTCTTACGGAAACATGCCAAGCATTTGATgattcagcttctcaaatgtgagaattcagtttttctttggTAAGTGACAGCCctatattacatatttataatttacCAGCGTgatttgtgaaagaaaaaactagCAGGAGTGCTTCTTGTATCCTGAGCTTCTTACTCATGAAAAGGAATAAAGTTCACAGAATTGAGGAAGAATTCAAAACATGTCCAGGCACTCAAGGTTGgttagaaaaagtgataaaaggcCTTTAAATCAACAGGGAAAgacattgaaaataataattattagtCACACCCCGAGGAAGGCCCAAGCCAATGCGCGTTGGTGTATTTTCAATGTCTTCAAGCCTGTTAATTAAAAGGCCTTTTATCACCTTTTGTAACCAACCTTGTATGCCTggacatgatttttttttaatgactttttttagtcataattcttcctcctttcctttaaCATTGTGATCAGTTTGGGCTTAAATTTTCCCACTTTTTATACACGAGTAAATACCTCTGTGATGACACACAGTGCTGCTCCAGGGGTTGTATGGGTTAGGTAAGAAAATTGAGAAATAAAGCAATAATTTCTATAAAtgatacaaatgtttaaattccCAAAGTGACTAACACTCTGTTTATTTGAGTAACAGTCAGCATTAGTGACTTACTAATTCAATTaagacaaattaataaattattagaTCCAATAAAAAGAAGGTACAAATGAGATTTTAAACTACTAAAATAAGCTCTGAGGCAGGAAAACCTGCATAAGtaaaaagtctctctctcttcctcctgtattattttttccacaGGAACTTCTCATTAGTCTTCCAGAGACTCTTGCTGTCCTCTTCTCCAGACTTACCTCTTGCTGCAAAGTTAGTGTTGACGCAAACCCTCTGCACTTCTGCTGGATCTGTTAACCTGTTGATGCTCTCCTCATTCCCCTCATTCAAGATGTCCCAGAAGTCTTTGCAACTGCCCTTGGGTACCACCTGGTGTGCATGTGATCTGTTTGAGTTTGGAGAGGACAAGGTGTCTGTGAGGCCTGCTAAACCAGAATCAGTTTGGAGAGGGATTttagatggagatggagatagTGTGGTGAAACCTGTGCTTACTGACACGGAGGAGCGAGCAGGGGGTGCGTTTGGGGCGCCTCTCTGCTGTGCACCCCTGGGTTTGGGTTTAAACAGATCATCAAGGATTGAGGTGTCTCCTATGAGATCTGTGAGGAGGGAacgatgactggaggtggatgCGGCCTGcacaggaggagaggaggtcTGACGTTTTTCACTCTGGCCTCGAAAAGTTGCGCTGGTTCTTGAAGGCGATTTTTGCTTTTGCTCCCTCCCCTGTGCTGTGGGTTTGGATGTTGCGGTGGACCTGCCATGGCTGAGGTCCAGAGAAGAAGGGATATCTCTGTCTGTGCAGTTCAGCAAAGCAGCAGTCCCCCCAGACCCCAGACCACTGGTGTTGGCCTGATCCAAGCCAAGACCACCACCAGCTCTGAAGGCTCCAGAACTTGAAACACTACTCTTCTTTGTCCTCTTATGTCCTCTGGCACTGCAGACCGGCTCTTCCTGCTCCTCGGACTCAAGGCTTGGTACATCATTAAAGGGTTCTAGGACATTCATTGGTGGGATCTTTAGCTTTTTCTGGGGTGatagaacatttttttgtgcgTTTCTACGCTTTGTCTGGGGTTCGGGAATATCATCTTGTGGGTGTCTAGACTTTTTCTGTGGCACAGAAACGTTGTTTTGCAGGGATTCAGGCTTAGTTTTGGGTTCAGTATTCTTATGAGTGTCGTTAAGCTTCTGCTTAGCTTTTCGAAATTGCTTTTGTGGGGTtttggtatgtgtgtgagatttTGCGGCCGTTGTTAAGGAGGTAGTAGTTAAAGAGGGGCAGGTCTGTGCTGAACCAGGTTGTGGGAAGTTGTTTGTGATCGTATTGGCCAGGTCAGGGTGGTTCAGAGAAGTGTAATACTGTCGTAGCCAGGCCAGTCTCTGGGTTGAGTTTCCTCTTAGTATCTCTACTGCGAACTGACGGACTGAGGGAAATTTGAATGTTTCCGCCATTTCCGACAGCTGCTGCCTACACACGAGCAaaggacacaaagacagaaatgattgtgaaaaaacatttatgcaCTGAaaaatttttatgtttttataactAATATCATCTGCTAATATTGTGTGAATTTATCACCATATTTACACACGTACAGTTAGTACATGGCTGGAATTTGGCAAGTATGAGAGCATACAGTAAGGCACTTTAAATCACACAAATaacattgtctttaaaaaaccAACACAGTCTACTCTATACTATTAATCAGATATTCCGTGGGTCTGTCAGACCTAGGCTAAGATAAATAGCTCTCCAGATATTCAGCCCCATATCCAGACCCCATTAGCAGAATGAGGTTTTTCCTGAGCTCCAAGGCAGTcattaaaacattgatataaCCAGACTCGGGGACAAGAACACTTCAAAGTCACTGGTGGTACAGCAGCAATACGGTGGTATTTTTTACCATTTGTGGCTTTCActggaaaaacaataaataaaagtaaaagcagtGAAACACGACGTGCATGtggatttaaaacattaaacagcGAGGTTAATTGAGAGGATTTAAATGTAACAAGTCTGTATTTTCACTCCCTGGTGAGCCTCTGGGCAGAGATACAATCTTCCTCTTATTCGTAAAGTTGTCTGTAGAAGTGTTTGGGAATTCAGGGGGTGGAGGTGATGCAGCAGgacagaggtgtgtgtttgagtaatgtgtgtctgtatatgtgcaTAAATGCTTTTGAGGATATGGGTGTACTGTGTATCAGTGTGGGTTTTAAAGTCCTTTGGCGACCAATTTTGGTACGTCTCAGAAGGACTGTGGTTGTGAAGGGGAAAACTCCTGCACTGTTGAGCCTGAACATAAGTGGGTAATCGTTGGCATGATGCTGGGAAATATAGGTGGAAGGGAAAGCTCAGAGGTGGTCTAtcgccagacacacacagacacacacaaacccacacagacagacacacaattcCCTACACTGCCAGGAATTCCTCTTTCCAATTCATTCTTTACACTCCCTTTCCTCCACTAGCCTGATTTATTCTCATTCAAACCATGCAGGCCCCTTTATCTTAAGTCATTCATTCTCCTTCACTATGTCGACCcacgtcttttttttcttcttctaccatGCCATCTTTTAGTCGTGTTCATTCAGTCGTGTTCATCGGTTATTAATCCATCATCTCCTGTTCTGCAACCTGCTCTTTTTTATCTCTTCCTCACAGATTGTTTTGCATTATCCTAACTGCTATCGCCTCTGTTCTTTTTATTCACCTCACCTCCTCTGACACTCTTTCAGTACCTGCTTATGGCCTGGGGAGTCTCTCCAATGATGAAAGTGGTGTGTCTGGTGTGATGCACACTTTTGCTGGTGTAGGTGACTGGATGGGGCACACTGGGCTCCTCAAGTCTGACAGTAGAAGGGCAAGACTGACTGTCTGGTGGGCTCTCTGACAGGCCCTGATGCAATCAAACATAAGATTGGCAAGATGCCAAATAATTACACTTTAAAGTCAAACACCTCTAATCcaaaaattaagaaaaggtAACCCACAGTAGTCCACAAACCTCATTATGAACCACTTTTTCTAAAGATATTTTGCCAACTTTGCCCACCAACTGTTGGCTGAAATGTGCAGATGTATGTTGACAGGATAGTGGACATGTAAACATGCAGCATTATAAGCTACAGATTGGAATATAGCTAACCTACACTGCTGCTACTCATCAAGCACTACTTAGAACAGTATGTGTTTACAGTCACCCTCTTGTCATAGTAAGCATGTGTCTGATACAGTGCTGCAAGTCTTATTCCAGAAACCAATGTGCAATTGCCAGACACATTTTGGTAGAAAACAGCTCTAACTGACACAGTTTACAGGGAGGCCTGTGGATTATTAAGTAATCCTTTCAATGTTTCTGGAAAAAACGCATTCCTGTTAAGTTCCAAAGTCAAATGTAACTCAatttatctaatctaatttggGATAGCAAGATACAACCACAATATTATGTTTGAAGAATCACTGAACCAGACCAATGTTAAGGCAGTATGTACCTCCTGGGTTCCTAAAAGGTGATTGGCCAGGAGCTGAGAGTACATCTTGCGCTCAAACACGTCTCGTGCAGCGGCTCTACTGATCCTCTCCTCTGCTTTGCTGCCGCCCACCACTCGCTGGTTAGAGTGGGTGTACACCACCTCGTGTACACCCCCTTTAGAAGGAAATATACATTATAATGTTGAAATTATGGTGATAAAAAATCGTTTGACATATCAAAATAGGTACTTTGTCTGACCTAGCACACTGTCGATGGTTCCGTTGTTCTCTTTGGATGCCGGGGATGTCTGATTTTTTAGACTTGTAAATGAAACACCTTTGCATATCCCtgcttgtctctctgtcttgtcAGTTGTTGCAGCTCTCCGACCCTCTTTTGGCAACTGAACTCGGGATCTTTCTGTCTGTGGAGATGTGAAGTGACATCCTGTAGATCTCCCTTTCTTAACAGGCGTGTGTTCATCTTCTGAGGATGATGTGAAGGTGTCTATGTCTTCTGTGTATTTGGATCTGGCCTTGCGCCTAACACTTGCACATTCCCTCTTTCTGTTGTGGTCCAACCTCTCTCTCCAACGGTCACCTCCTCTACAATGTGATTTGAAAGCGTCCCTCTTGGGCGCCGTCTTTGCCTCTATGTCCATATCCTCGGATTCATCGGAGTAACCATCAAAGCAACGCACTTTTGGAACGGGAGTTTTGAGCTTGTTAGGTTTCTTCGTATCTGCAGAGGAATTTTTAACACTCTCCTCCTCTACTGTAATTTCCAGGCCCTTTCTGTTTCTTAAAGCATCAGTATTCTGTTTCAACAGAGACACCCTTTCTTGTCTCCTCGCATCTCCATTCCCCCCATCCTCTCTGCTAGAGATGTCCCCGGTAATTGTTGCCTCACCATTTCCTATATTGGAGCTCTTGCAGATGCCAGAGGAGGTCCTTTCTATCTTTTGACCCTCCGCATCTTCCTCATGGGTGCTTTCGGACCCCGGACTACTGTCCCCTTCTGCCAACTCTGGTTTTTCAGTGACCCTTTCCAGGAGCCTGGAGAAACCGTGCTGGAGAAGACTCATTCGACCAGGACCAGTGGCAGCATTCACACCCTTGTTGCCATCCACTGCACTGGGCTTTGACGCTTTCCTCTTAAGACCCtgctcctcctcatcctcttcactCCCACTGCTGAAGTCCAACACCCCTCTGGGGACCTTTGATGCGCTTCTGCTATCCTTGGCTGGTTCATCATTCGGTACTGGGCCGATTGTAGCGGAAGAATCTCCAGGTTCCTTGAATAAACCAGTAGAAACGGTTAAAGAAAATTAGAAACAGATTGCCAAAGAAAGCTGTCCAAGGTAGGTGGTgttgaaaagaaataataattacatttaaaaaaaaacacatatttactgTGTGAAAAAGTTGCAAAATAGCACAAATGGGCGACAGATTCCTGACTTCCCTTGTTCATACCATCTTTCAGTGGACCAGCCCATGTGAGATGCCATTGAGTAATACAGAACAGATGCTAGTTACAATAAATCATATTACTATTTGATATATGCCCTTAGCATGATGTAATATGAACAAAGCACTGGGGTCATAACATTTCCTGGAGTTACATGAATGAGCCTTTATGGGAGCGACCACCAACTGTGATTCTAATTTCACAAATATGCCAACTAGATGAGTCTTCCCCGGTTGTGCATGTGCGTGCTTACACGCCCCCAGCCTCTCTCTTTGCGTGTCAAGGCACCCCAgtgtattctgtgtttttgaaaGAATCTAAAGGTCCTCAGTGGAGCAGCATCCCTGTAAAAAGGACCTGGCTGGGAACAGGACGATAAGGAGTAtcactgtgtaaataaataGCTGAAAAGCAGAAGATAGGCGTCGGTATGGTCTGCTCCGTCCATTAGGACATGTAAGAAATTACATCCAGCTGTTTCACACAGCATCAGAGAGCAGAAAAAGAACCTCAAGTTTTGCTGAAATGCAAAGAATTGAGTGTAAAAAATTTTGTAAAAGTTTTTGTAAGCCATGGGCTTAAAGTCTCTGCCgaaatgtattgcattttttaaaatgttaaatcctTGTGACATGTGTGCTTGAAATGGTTTCTGTGAAAAGTTTGTAGTTCTCACATTGACGGAGAACAGGAGCAGCAGTAAGCTTCATTTCAGCCAGTTACAACCGATTCAAACAGGTTTGCACGACAAAAGAATGATCAAAACCTCAATAGGAACTGAAAATACTGGGCTAATGTTCAGTATATCGCAAACAATCACAGTTTGACAAATACACTACATCAAGGGAG includes:
- the ercc6l2 gene encoding DNA excision repair protein ERCC-6-like 2 isoform X1 is translated as MMASNSAVEKATWREGDSCLAPDPRDGTLRETTIKRLTSTSHNNDATAWVVFTDHNKDAEEEEVEAVPVSKLMRPGLNHFTQEKPLFPSSITDTRLCVPLELSDVDGDRVPYTINRYLRDYQREGIRFIYNNYICSRGCILGDDMGLGKTVQVIGFLAAVLHKTGTWQDIDNNRPQFLQSQIPSKQSKPNKVFLIVAPLSVLYNWKDELDTWGHFQCVVVHGLKKEEELARIKKGRIEIALTTYETLRLCLDQFNNIDWSAVFVDEAHKIKNPNSQITQAMKDLKCKIRVGLTGTILQNNLEELWCVMDWALPGCLGSLGHFKNSISDPIEQAQRHSATKRALATGRKTVRALVRKISKWFLRRTKALIKEQLPKKDDRVVYCSLTDFQQTVYQTVLDTEDVMLMLRSSEKCDCQSGRTRGRCCYDTNSEGAQMKALYFSYLAILRKVANHAALLQCTAGTSKKQEKYVGGICAKVFLKFPDFVQRCKVEAFEALSDPMYSGKMKVLQKLLKHYLQRRDKILIFSLSTKLLDVLESYCMAEGLDYNRLDGATKSKDRMQIVREFNNSTHINLCLVSTMAGGLGLNFIGANVVVLFDPTWNPANDLQAIDRAYRIGQCRDVTVLRLISLGTVEEVIYLRQIYKQQLQCSVVGKESARRYFEAVQGHGVHKGELFGIKNLFRLQTQGTCLTRKILEREGRVEAGVMTSSTHTGEEKEEETKGLNEPGDSSATIGPVPNDEPAKDSRSASKVPRGVLDFSSGSEEDEEEQGLKRKASKPSAVDGNKGVNAATGPGRMSLLQHGFSRLLERVTEKPELAEGDSSPGSESTHEEDAEGQKIERTSSGICKSSNIGNGEATITGDISSREDGGNGDARRQERVSLLKQNTDALRNRKGLEITVEEESVKNSSADTKKPNKLKTPVPKVRCFDGYSDESEDMDIEAKTAPKRDAFKSHCRGGDRWRERLDHNRKRECASVRRKARSKYTEDIDTFTSSSEDEHTPVKKGRSTGCHFTSPQTERSRVQLPKEGRRAATTDKTERQAGICKGVSFTSLKNQTSPASKENNGTIDSVLGGVHEVVYTHSNQRVVGGSKAEERISRAAARDVFERKMYSQLLANHLLGTQEGLSESPPDSQSCPSTVRLEEPSVPHPVTYTSKSVHHTRHTTFIIGETPQAISRQQLSEMAETFKFPSVRQFAVEILRGNSTQRLAWLRQYYTSLNHPDLANTITNNFPQPGSAQTCPSLTTTSLTTAAKSHTHTKTPQKQFRKAKQKLNDTHKNTEPKTKPESLQNNVSVPQKKSRHPQDDIPEPQTKRRNAQKNVLSPQKKLKIPPMNVLEPFNDVPSLESEEQEEPVCSARGHKRTKKSSVSSSGAFRAGGGLGLDQANTSGLGSGGTAALLNCTDRDIPSSLDLSHGRSTATSKPTAQGREQKQKSPSRTSATFRGQSEKRQTSSPPVQAASTSSHRSLLTDLIGDTSILDDLFKPKPRGAQQRGAPNAPPARSSVSVSTGFTTLSPSPSKIPLQTDSGLAGLTDTLSSPNSNRSHAHQVVPKGSCKDFWDILNEGNEESINRLTDPAEVQRVCVNTNFAARGKSGEEDSKSLWKTNEKFLWKK
- the ercc6l2 gene encoding DNA excision repair protein ERCC-6-like 2 isoform X2, which codes for MDWALPGCLGSLGHFKNSISDPIEQAQRHSATKRALATGRKTVRALVRKISKWFLRRTKALIKEQLPKKDDRVVYCSLTDFQQTVYQTVLDTEDVMLMLRSSEKCDCQSGRTRGRCCYDTNSEGAQMKALYFSYLAILRKVANHAALLQCTAGTSKKQEKYVGGICAKVFLKFPDFVQRCKVEAFEALSDPMYSGKMKVLQKLLKHYLQRRDKILIFSLSTKLLDVLESYCMAEGLDYNRLDGATKSKDRMQIVREFNNSTHINLCLVSTMAGGLGLNFIGANVVVLFDPTWNPANDLQAIDRAYRIGQCRDVTVLRLISLGTVEEVIYLRQIYKQQLQCSVVGKESARRYFEAVQGHGVHKGELFGIKNLFRLQTQGTCLTRKILEREGRVEAGVMTSSTHTGEEKEEETKGLNEPGDSSATIGPVPNDEPAKDSRSASKVPRGVLDFSSGSEEDEEEQGLKRKASKPSAVDGNKGVNAATGPGRMSLLQHGFSRLLERVTEKPELAEGDSSPGSESTHEEDAEGQKIERTSSGICKSSNIGNGEATITGDISSREDGGNGDARRQERVSLLKQNTDALRNRKGLEITVEEESVKNSSADTKKPNKLKTPVPKVRCFDGYSDESEDMDIEAKTAPKRDAFKSHCRGGDRWRERLDHNRKRECASVRRKARSKYTEDIDTFTSSSEDEHTPVKKGRSTGCHFTSPQTERSRVQLPKEGRRAATTDKTERQAGICKGVSFTSLKNQTSPASKENNGTIDSVLGGVHEVVYTHSNQRVVGGSKAEERISRAAARDVFERKMYSQLLANHLLGTQEGLSESPPDSQSCPSTVRLEEPSVPHPVTYTSKSVHHTRHTTFIIGETPQAISRQQLSEMAETFKFPSVRQFAVEILRGNSTQRLAWLRQYYTSLNHPDLANTITNNFPQPGSAQTCPSLTTTSLTTAAKSHTHTKTPQKQFRKAKQKLNDTHKNTEPKTKPESLQNNVSVPQKKSRHPQDDIPEPQTKRRNAQKNVLSPQKKLKIPPMNVLEPFNDVPSLESEEQEEPVCSARGHKRTKKSSVSSSGAFRAGGGLGLDQANTSGLGSGGTAALLNCTDRDIPSSLDLSHGRSTATSKPTAQGREQKQKSPSRTSATFRGQSEKRQTSSPPVQAASTSSHRSLLTDLIGDTSILDDLFKPKPRGAQQRGAPNAPPARSSVSVSTGFTTLSPSPSKIPLQTDSGLAGLTDTLSSPNSNRSHAHQVVPKGSCKDFWDILNEGNEESINRLTDPAEVQRVCVNTNFAARGKSGEEDSKSLWKTNEKFLWKK